One Comamonas endophytica DNA window includes the following coding sequences:
- the aceF gene encoding dihydrolipoyllysine-residue acetyltransferase, with product MAMVEIQIPDIGDFDEVSVIEVLVQAGDTIKAEQSLLTVESDKASMEIPSSHAGVLKELRVALGDKVKQGSVIAVIETASAAPAPAPAPAEQAAAAPAPAAESQAPAAPAPAAEAPAPAPAAPAPAPAAQTTPLKVPDIGDFKDVAVTEILVKAGDTVTAEQSLFTVESDKASMEIPSPAAGVIKSLTLKVGDKVNIGDVVGELEGAAAEGQGASAPAPAPAPAAAPASAAAAPAPAAAAPAPAAQAPAPAAAQPAPAPAAPAPAAHNPTVAPTGKLPHASPSVRKFARELGVPLEEVTGSAQKGRITQADVLAFTKQVMSGAVQTKAQSAVAPKAAAPAAGGGAGLDLLPWPKVDFAKFGPVERKDLSRIKKISGANLHRNWVMIPHVTNNDEADITELEAFRVSTNKENEKSGVKVTMLAFVIKAVVAALKKFPEFNASLDGDALVYKQYFNIGFAADTPNGLVVPVLKDADKKGIMQISQEMGELAKKARDGKLGAGDMQGGCFSISSLGGIGGTHFTPIVNAPEVAILGLSKSAMKPVWDGKQFVPRLQLPLSLSYDHRVIDGALAARFNAYLGQLLADYRRIVL from the coding sequence ATGGCAATGGTAGAGATTCAAATTCCGGACATCGGCGATTTCGACGAGGTGTCGGTCATCGAGGTGCTGGTGCAGGCCGGCGACACGATCAAGGCCGAGCAGTCGCTGCTCACCGTGGAATCGGACAAGGCCTCGATGGAGATCCCTTCGAGCCACGCCGGCGTGCTCAAGGAACTGCGCGTGGCGCTGGGCGACAAGGTCAAGCAGGGCTCGGTCATCGCGGTCATCGAAACCGCTTCGGCCGCGCCTGCACCGGCGCCAGCGCCTGCCGAGCAGGCTGCTGCGGCACCGGCACCTGCCGCCGAGTCGCAAGCACCTGCGGCCCCTGCGCCCGCAGCCGAGGCACCGGCTCCTGCGCCGGCTGCCCCGGCCCCGGCCCCGGCAGCCCAGACCACGCCCCTGAAGGTCCCCGATATCGGCGACTTCAAGGATGTGGCCGTGACCGAGATCCTGGTCAAGGCCGGCGACACGGTGACGGCCGAGCAGTCGCTGTTCACCGTCGAGTCCGACAAGGCCTCGATGGAGATCCCGTCGCCCGCGGCCGGCGTGATCAAGTCGCTGACCCTCAAGGTCGGCGACAAGGTCAACATCGGTGACGTGGTGGGTGAGCTCGAAGGCGCGGCCGCCGAAGGCCAGGGCGCCTCGGCACCCGCTCCGGCGCCCGCACCTGCAGCCGCTCCGGCTTCGGCTGCGGCCGCTCCCGCACCTGCGGCAGCTGCGCCCGCACCCGCTGCCCAGGCTCCCGCACCTGCAGCGGCGCAGCCCGCACCTGCGCCGGCCGCACCTGCGCCGGCCGCACACAATCCCACGGTGGCGCCCACGGGCAAGCTGCCCCATGCCTCGCCCTCGGTGCGCAAGTTCGCGCGCGAGCTCGGCGTGCCGCTCGAGGAAGTCACTGGTTCGGCGCAGAAGGGCCGCATCACGCAGGCCGATGTGCTGGCCTTCACCAAGCAGGTCATGTCCGGCGCGGTGCAGACCAAGGCCCAGAGTGCGGTTGCACCCAAGGCCGCGGCACCGGCAGCTGGCGGCGGCGCGGGCCTGGACCTGCTGCCCTGGCCCAAGGTCGACTTCGCGAAGTTCGGCCCCGTGGAGCGCAAGGACCTGTCGCGCATCAAGAAGATCAGCGGCGCCAACCTGCACCGCAACTGGGTGATGATCCCGCACGTCACCAACAACGACGAGGCCGACATCACCGAGCTCGAAGCCTTCCGCGTGTCGACCAACAAGGAAAACGAGAAGAGCGGCGTCAAGGTCACGATGCTGGCCTTCGTGATCAAGGCCGTGGTCGCGGCGCTGAAGAAATTCCCTGAGTTCAACGCCAGCCTCGACGGCGACGCGCTGGTCTACAAGCAGTACTTCAATATCGGCTTCGCGGCGGACACGCCCAACGGCCTGGTGGTGCCGGTGCTCAAGGATGCCGACAAGAAGGGCATCATGCAGATCAGCCAGGAGATGGGCGAGCTCGCCAAGAAGGCGCGCGACGGCAAGCTCGGCGCGGGCGACATGCAGGGCGGCTGCTTCTCGATCTCCTCGCTCGGCGGCATCGGCGGCACGCACTTCACGCCCATCGTGAACGCGCCGGAAGTCGCGATCCTGGGCCTGTCCAAGAGCGCGATGAAGCCGGTCTGGGACGGCAAGCAGTTCGTGCCGCGCCTGCAATTGCCGCTGTCGCTGTCGTACGACCACCGCGTCATCGACGGCGCGCTGGCCGCGCGCTTCAACGCCTATCTGGGCCAGCTGCTGGCGGATTACCGCCGCATCGTGCTGTAA
- the aceE gene encoding pyruvate dehydrogenase (acetyl-transferring), homodimeric type, with amino-acid sequence MTAQTDPQAGAGATPAASTDQQETREWMDALSAVIDREGAEYAHALLEELLEHARQNSVDRPFSANTGYVNTLEAAQEARCPGNLEIEGRLRAYMRWNAMAMVVKANRIHPPEGGDLGGHIGSFASLANMFGAGFNHFWHAESENHGGDCLYIQGHVSPGIYARAYLEGRISEEQLLNFRQEVDGKGLSSYPHPKLMPEFWQFPTVSMGLGPLMAIYQARFLKYLHARGIANTENRKVWVFCGDGEMDEVESLGAISLAAREKLDNLIFVINCNLQRLDGPVRGNGKIIQELEGEFRGSGWNVIKLIWGKGWDELLAKDKDGVLRKIMAECNDGDYQAFKANDGAYVRKNFFGRDPRALKMVEHMSDDEIWNLRRGGHDSQKVYAAFHAANEHKGQPTVLLVKTVKGFGMGKIGEGRNTVHQTKKLSDEDIKAFRDRFNIPIPDSQIADLPFYKPADDTPEMKYLHERRKALGGYLPQRRVKADEQFTAPALDTFKAILDPTPEGREISTTQAYVRFLTQLLRDKEIGPRVVPILVDEARTFGMEGLFRQIGIYNPAGQQYTPVDKDQVMYYKEDKAGQILQEGINEAGGMSSWIAAATSYSTSNRIMIPFYVYYSMFGFQRVGDLAWAAGDMQARGFLLGGTSGRTTLNGEGLQHEDGHSHILANTVPNCISYDPTFAHEVAVIMQEGLRRMVQEQENVFYYLTLLNENYAMPGLTPGTEQQIIKGMYQCKPGIKVPPTGLRVQLLGSGTILRESLSAQELLLSDWGVAADVWSCPSFNELTRDGQDVDRWNLLHPLETPRQAFVTQQLATSTGPVIASTDYMKAYAEQIRAYIPKGRIYKVLGTDGFGRSDFRRKLREHFEIDRHYIVVAALRSLADGGQLPMTKVAEAIAKYGIQVDKINPLYA; translated from the coding sequence ATGACAGCTCAGACCGACCCCCAGGCCGGCGCCGGCGCCACGCCCGCGGCCAGCACCGACCAGCAGGAAACCCGCGAATGGATGGACGCGCTGTCCGCCGTGATCGACCGCGAGGGCGCGGAGTACGCCCATGCACTGCTCGAGGAACTGCTGGAACACGCGCGCCAGAACAGCGTTGACCGTCCTTTCTCGGCCAACACCGGCTACGTGAACACGCTGGAAGCCGCGCAGGAAGCGCGCTGCCCCGGCAACCTCGAGATCGAAGGCCGCCTGCGCGCCTACATGCGCTGGAACGCCATGGCCATGGTGGTCAAGGCCAACCGCATCCACCCGCCCGAAGGCGGCGACCTGGGCGGCCACATCGGCTCCTTCGCCTCGCTGGCCAACATGTTCGGCGCGGGCTTCAACCACTTCTGGCACGCCGAGAGCGAAAACCACGGCGGCGACTGCCTGTACATCCAGGGCCACGTCTCGCCCGGCATCTATGCGCGCGCCTACCTCGAAGGCCGCATCTCCGAGGAGCAGCTGCTGAACTTCCGCCAGGAAGTGGACGGCAAGGGCCTGTCGAGCTATCCGCACCCGAAGCTGATGCCCGAGTTCTGGCAGTTCCCCACGGTGTCGATGGGCCTGGGCCCGCTGATGGCCATCTACCAGGCGCGCTTCCTGAAGTATCTGCACGCCCGCGGCATTGCGAACACCGAGAACCGCAAGGTCTGGGTGTTCTGCGGCGACGGCGAGATGGACGAAGTGGAATCGCTGGGCGCGATCTCGCTGGCCGCGCGCGAGAAGCTCGACAACCTGATCTTCGTCATCAACTGCAACCTGCAGCGCCTGGACGGCCCGGTGCGCGGCAACGGCAAGATCATCCAGGAGCTCGAGGGCGAGTTCCGCGGCTCGGGCTGGAACGTCATCAAGCTGATCTGGGGCAAGGGCTGGGACGAGCTGCTGGCCAAGGACAAGGACGGCGTGCTGCGCAAGATCATGGCCGAGTGCAACGACGGCGACTACCAGGCCTTCAAGGCCAATGACGGTGCCTACGTGCGCAAGAATTTCTTCGGCCGCGACCCGCGCGCGCTGAAGATGGTCGAGCACATGAGCGACGACGAGATCTGGAACCTGCGCCGCGGCGGCCACGATTCGCAGAAGGTGTATGCGGCCTTCCACGCGGCCAACGAGCACAAGGGCCAGCCCACCGTGCTGCTGGTCAAGACCGTCAAGGGCTTCGGCATGGGCAAGATCGGCGAAGGCCGCAACACCGTGCACCAGACCAAGAAGCTCAGCGACGAGGACATCAAGGCCTTCCGCGACCGCTTCAACATCCCGATCCCCGACAGCCAGATTGCCGACCTGCCGTTCTACAAGCCGGCCGACGACACGCCGGAGATGAAGTACCTGCACGAGCGCCGCAAGGCGCTGGGCGGCTACCTGCCGCAGCGCCGCGTGAAGGCCGACGAGCAGTTCACCGCGCCCGCGCTCGACACCTTCAAGGCGATCCTCGACCCCACGCCCGAAGGCCGCGAGATCTCGACCACGCAGGCCTATGTGCGCTTCCTCACGCAGTTGCTGCGCGACAAGGAAATCGGCCCGCGCGTCGTGCCGATCCTGGTCGACGAGGCGCGCACCTTCGGCATGGAAGGCTTGTTCCGCCAGATCGGCATCTACAACCCCGCAGGCCAGCAGTACACCCCGGTCGACAAGGACCAGGTCATGTACTACAAGGAAGACAAGGCCGGCCAGATCCTGCAGGAAGGCATCAACGAAGCCGGCGGCATGTCCAGCTGGATCGCCGCGGCCACGAGCTACAGCACCAGCAACCGGATCATGATCCCGTTCTACGTGTACTACTCGATGTTCGGCTTCCAGCGCGTGGGCGACCTCGCCTGGGCCGCTGGCGACATGCAGGCGCGCGGCTTCCTGCTGGGCGGTACCTCGGGGCGTACGACGCTCAACGGCGAAGGCCTGCAGCACGAGGACGGCCACAGCCACATCCTGGCCAACACCGTGCCCAACTGCATCAGCTACGACCCGACCTTCGCGCACGAAGTCGCGGTGATCATGCAGGAAGGCCTGCGCCGCATGGTGCAGGAGCAGGAAAACGTCTTCTACTACCTGACGCTGCTCAACGAGAACTACGCGATGCCTGGCCTCACGCCCGGCACCGAGCAGCAGATCATCAAGGGCATGTACCAGTGCAAGCCCGGCATCAAGGTGCCGCCGACCGGGCTGCGCGTGCAGCTGCTCGGCTCGGGCACGATCCTGCGCGAGTCGCTGTCCGCCCAGGAACTGCTGCTGAGCGACTGGGGCGTCGCCGCCGACGTGTGGAGCTGCCCGAGCTTCAACGAACTGACGCGCGACGGCCAGGACGTGGACCGCTGGAACCTGCTGCACCCGCTGGAGACGCCGCGCCAGGCCTTCGTCACGCAGCAGCTGGCCACCAGCACCGGCCCGGTCATTGCCTCGACCGACTACATGAAGGCCTATGCCGAGCAGATCCGCGCCTATATCCCCAAGGGCCGCATCTACAAGGTGCTGGGCACCGACGGTTTCGGCCGCTCGGACTTCCGCCGCAAGCTGCGCGAGCACTTCGAGATCGACCGCCACTACATCGTGGTTGCCGCGCTGCGCAGCCTGGCCGACGGCGGCCAGCTGCCGATGACCAAGGTGGCCGAAGCGATTGCCAAGTACGGCATCCAGGTCGACAAGATCAACCCGCTGTACGCCTAA